The DNA sequence ACCACTGGTACGTCTGTCTATTCGCGATAACAGATAAAACACACACATTGAGTTGCAGTAAAAGCCGAGGAATTGTGTTGTTTTTATAGATTCTCGTAACAAGCACAGTGGAATTTAAAGGGGTTTTTTTacagaagaataaataaatcaattaAACGTTTTTCTTCTTCATCATGAACATATTATTAAACAAAGGCTTGTACATCTTGTACATCCTAAATACACTGATTGAAACTGCTTCATTTTAACCTATGTGCATAATGATAAATTCTATTGGCCTTCTGTCAAATGATACAAAGTAATCACTTGTATACCGTCTGTTCGATAACACCCAAGGCCACCAAGACTGTGTCTTCGAAGATGTGAGCCGCCATATATCCGAGATataggaagaaaaaaaagggtaTTAGTATATAATCAAATATATATACGAATTGACTGTTGAATGGCAGAAAAATTGGGATAGCTATttaaaatgatgatgttggaaGAAGTAACACTTGTCAGATTCACCAAAGAGGGAAACGAGTTGACGGGCTGTTTATCGATTTTGCTCGAAAAAAATCCCGATGGTTTCCCCTTCTTTCTGTCCCTTTTTGGAGGATATCaatgcagtttttattttcacatAGAATATGAATCCTTATCGTGTCGTAGCATAAGGTACAAATAACGCAGTATTACAGAGGAAAATGAAGCTCCACACACATCTCTTTTATTGATTTCTTTCAAGATGACAGGGCTTCCTGTGTTGAGGAAAGGTGACTGGGACGAGTAAATTTCGCTCTTCTTTCCCACAGGATTcccaaaaaggaaataaagaTGTTTGCGGAGGCGGCTACGAAAAATGCTGTGTCTAGTAATAAAGTGTTGTTGTAACACCAAGGAAGCATCTTTTGGATTGTTGTCGAATACACAAGTTGTTCCAGCAATGTTGCACCGATGTTGTCCCGTGTAAACACCGCCAACATTGCtgaaaaacacacacaacatTACTGAGCACAGCAATGCTGTGCTTAATGTGCACCATGTTGGGTAATGTTGCGAAGATCGACAACATTTCCATCTTGCTCTGCAATGGGTGTAGTTAACAACAAACACACAAACAGTCTTCATAAAGTATTGTTTGAATTCAGCGACTGTTTTTTGTTGAaggttatttttgttatgATAAACAAATATAACTCCTCAACTTTGATCACGAAAATTATATCGACTAGCTGCAAGATACCAAATAAAAAGTTTAACCTTGATCAGTAACTATTACATAGTTATTGTGATTTAGGATAACGAGTCTCTCATGAAGCAAAGGTAAAAGATTCTCACGAGAAATTACGATCAAAACCAAAGCCGTCAATACTTGGCTGTTCCGCTACCACACTTACCTTTGCTCGATGGATGCGTTGTTGGATCGAAGGTTGATGCATCTACAAATCATCAATAAATAAGCAACGTTACGAAAAAGAGAAAGTGGTCTCAGTTAGATGGGTGGGGCATCGTCAGGTGCACATCTAACAGCCGGGGGGGTGAGTCCCTTtgctgagggggagggggtggaggggATTTGGCAAGCACCTTGCGTACTTCCCCCTTTTAGTACGCTAATGCTAACAGAATACTTTATGAAAAGGAGGAGGTCAGGCTCAAGGCTATGAGAGATTTGTACTTGTTTTCTGTACTTGGTTGACTTGGAATTGCATTTCTACTATAGCACAGAACTATTTAGGCAAGACGGGGGCGTTGACTTACATCAATTGCAATCTCGGCTAGATGGGTGGGGCACCGTCAGTTGCATCCCAAACAgtcaaggagggggggggggtgtccGAGCCTGTGTTAACTGGGGTGTTGGCAGTAGGTAGGATTGTGAAGTACAGCCGCCAGGATTTGATAAGAGGGAGGGGGTTGGTTTGGCCAGCACCTTGCGtacccccaccctccccccttttagTACGCTAATGTTAACAGAATACTTTATGAATAAGGTGGAGGTCAGGCTCAAGAATATGACAGATTTGTACTTGCCTTCTGTACTTGGTTGACCATAGCACAAAATTTGGTTGACCATAGCACAGAATTATTTAGGCAAGTAATTAGGCAAGACGGGGGCGTTGAATTACAACAATTGCACAGGTTACTTTCATGACTAGATAGAGTGCAACACCGACCTGTTGTAGGTTGACTGGGAATTGCGTCACCGACATTGCATAGACTTCCGCGGCAACACCCAGCAGAGCAGGATGCTAGGAACCCCCCTGCCAGTCTCTCGGCCATGATACACAGTGTTCTTTCTTCTTCACAAATAGTGGAATGAGCGCATCGCTTGAGAGTGATTATCTCTCCTGGTCTTTGCCTTGTGGACACTCTACATGTGGAGAGACACAAGAAACAATCTTTTACCCGCCATGTTACACGCGCGCGTACTTGAAGTATATTTTTCGCGTCCAAAGTAAACGTCCCGGATAATCGCGAGCTAGTCAGATATAGACGGCCTACAAGCATTTAGTCATAGTGAAGCCAAATCAAGTGAAGAGATAGGAGCAACggtttaaccctattcagaccggaggggtgggagggggggggggggggggcttttgaGACCCCCAGCACCTTTGATCTGTAATAATTTCTGaactacaatacaatacaatacaatacaatacaatacaatacaatacaatacaatacaatacaatacaatacaatacaatacaatacaatacaatacaatacaatacaatacaatactacTGTTTCTACTTCCAAATTTTTGTCCCGCGAAATTGTATTACGTCTTTTCGCAATATTTCCCACGAATAGAGTAATCCAGCTCACACAATCAGTCATCAGTGACGTATCTATCTCTTTTAAAGTATGCTGAAAGTTCTCTGAATGCGCATCAAAAAAAGTGGtatttttttgcaatttcCCGACT is a window from the Nematostella vectensis chromosome 9, jaNemVect1.1, whole genome shotgun sequence genome containing:
- the LOC116605798 gene encoding uncharacterized protein LOC116605798 isoform X2, whose translation is MRHLAMIIWLALLTVFPSLGPPVVSQTTPYPANMTREPANMTMTMASMTREPSNITMAPTTRGQLPNMTTTPLRPRFKCYETNCTQGVAECQVVCKDSFMGLPVVPDRCTTARVSTRQRPGEIITLKRCAHSTICEEERTLCIMAERLAGGFLASCSAGCCRGSLCNVGDAIPSQPTTDASTFDPTTHPSSKDIWRLTSSKTQSWWPWVLSNRRYTSDYFVSFDRRPIEFIIMHIG
- the LOC116605798 gene encoding uncharacterized protein LOC116605798 isoform X1, giving the protein MRHLAMIIWLALLTVFPSLGPPVVSQTTPYPANMTREPANMTMTMASMTREPSNITMAPTTRGQLPNMTTILTNSIGTPSPATPLRPRFKCYETNCTQGVAECQVVCKDSFMGLPVVPDRCTTARVSTRQRPGEIITLKRCAHSTICEEERTLCIMAERLAGGFLASCSAGCCRGSLCNVGDAIPSQPTTDASTFDPTTHPSSKDIWRLTSSKTQSWWPWVLSNRRYTSDYFVSFDRRPIEFIIMHIG